The following are from one region of the Silene latifolia isolate original U9 population chromosome 9, ASM4854445v1, whole genome shotgun sequence genome:
- the LOC141602470 gene encoding uncharacterized protein LOC141602470, which produces MGKRRRTMFDYAETYWPAPTDAYWRHAEEIAQEIVVSYKHHLDSPPVERVRIVKLGVEGGYGVEYYMTIEVTGENGINTSYAVKVYRLPSGLPYQVASFDKIVGSERKTTSCVSADEKASTTKSGKKRASDSTMPDDNESSTESVSGVVGRVRTRGFYILVEQIRSEKPNLSYAKARKTASSTWRKLSEDEKMTFMGKAAKRLKKK; this is translated from the exons ATGGGGAAGAGGCGACGTACTATGTTTGATTATGCCGAAACATATTGGCCTGCCCCCACTGATGCTTACTGGCGCCACGCCGAGGAGATTGCTCAGGAAATTGTTGTTTCTTATAAACACCACCTC GACAGCCCTCCGGTAGAGCGTGTACGCATAGTGAAATTAGGGGTCGAAGGTGGTTATGGAGTAGAATACTATATGACTATTGAAGTCACAGGAGAGAATGGTATTAACACTTCCTATGCTGTTAAAGTCTATCGCCTTCCTTCTGGTTTGCCCTACCAAGTTGCATCCTTTGACAAAATTGTTGGCTCAG AGAGAAAAACAACGAGTTGCGTTTCTGCTGATGAGAAGGCAAGTACTACAAAAAGTGGAAAGAAGAGAGCTTCTGATAGCACTATGCCTGACGATAATGAAAGTAGTACTGAATCGGTTTCAGG AGTGGTGGGCAGGGTTCGTACTCGTGGCTTCTACATTTTAGT GGAGCAAATCAGGAGCGAAAAACCAAACTTGAGTTACGCCAAG GCAAGAAAGACGGCTTCATCCACATGGAGAAAACTTTCAGAAGAT GAGAAGATGACGTTCATGGGTAAAGCAGCTAAAAGGCTGAAGAAAAAGTAG